The nucleotide window TCAATTAAGGCAAATTGGTTAGCACCCGTTACCAATTTCATTTTTACGGCCAGGTAAGCCGCACTATCCTTTAAATTTGGCAAATCGACGTCATCATTTAAAATAATGGTCATCAAGGCCGGACTTACTTGTTGTATAAAATAATCCTTAATAAAGCCTCTTTGTGCAGGATCTATTAAGTTTTCATTTATAATATGAATATTATGGTATTTAAGCCTTTTAAAAATATTACTAAGAATATCTAAGCTTTCAGTTTGCTGCTTTATAACTACTTGAGTAATAATCTCAAGGAGCTCACTTGCTTTGACACCTCCAAGTTCAGATTTACCTGCTTTACCGGCTTCATCTATTCTCTTAACGGTAGCATATCTAACTTTGAAAAATTCATCCAGATTATTGGAAAAAATACCTAAAAACCTAAGGCGCTCAATTAAAGGAACCGTTTCATCTTCAGCTTCTTGCAAGACTCTTGCATTAAATTGAAGCCAACTTAATTCACGGTTTATGTAAATATTCTTGGTGGTATTCATATACGGCGTATGTGCTACAAATATATTTTATTTACGCCGTTTATCTTAGTTAAACTGAACTTGGCTTAATACTATCCCTATTATTTTAGATCCTTAGGTTTAAGAAGTAGGTTGGTCGAACCCTTAGAAATATTTTCCCAAGTATCTATATCAAAATGGATTTTCGCCAAACCAGAGGTTGGGAAATTTCCTATATATTGTGATCCCAGGGAATTAACCAAATTTGTCAACGCAAAATTATGCCCAAAAATCATAGCAGATTCAATTTTGTTGTCCATTGATTTGATAAATCCTAAAATATTTTCACCACTAAAATCATAAAGTTTGTGATCTACCGTAACCTCTTCAATGCCCACACCTAGGGTATCCATAAAGATTTTACAAGTAGAAAAAGCCCTATTCGCAGGGCTCGAAAATACCCTTTCTGGCATAAAATCCTCTTCTTTAAAGCGTTGAGACACCAATTTTGCATCATTTACACCCCTACCCTTCAAAGGGCGCTTAATGTCAGTAACATCGTGCTCCCACGACGATTTAGCATGTCTTACAAGTACCAATATTTTCATGTTAGATTCGTTTAAATGCAAATTTTATCGATAAAATGTTGGAAATCTCCGTTTTAACGATTATTTTCGTCCCTTCAACATTTATTTTTGTTAAACCAATTGGTTATGAGTTGCTTTGCTATATAAAATTAATGTAAATGACCCCAAATCACAAGCATATTAATCGATCCATTCTTGCATTGGTATCCAATGCTCTTCCCTCCAAGCATATTCAAAGCGATTCACGTCCCAAGGGGCTTCAAAAACTTTGATATATGGTCAAACAAATTTTAAATTTTTTTTTCGGTAAACGAAATTAACTATTAATCAACAATTCTTTGTAGCGATTTACCTACTGATGTCGCTCCAGAGAAAACCCGGTAGCCCCGGCTAACAAAACTAAAATTTTGGCTTATGAAAACAATTACTACAAGGGTTATGAATTTTCTGCCCCTTCTACTGATCCTACTTTTCGCCCCGGGATTGGTTTTCAGTCAAACAGATTCCAATGAAATAACTTCATTTGAAGCCTACACCTCATTGAATTCCACTGCTGAAACACTTAGTACAAATGAATGTACAGCAAACGACTTTCACGTAGACGGTCTTAGGTTTGTAGATGTAAATGGCGGTGACCTTGGTTCCTGCGAACCTGGTACAGAGCAAATGGTTAAAATTTATGTGACATTTGGTTCGCAAGGAAATGCACAAAGATATTCCGTTTTTGTCCGTTACGATTTATGGATAAATGGGGTTGATACAGAACAAACCGTTGAAAGATGTTATTATGAGAATGAATCTATTCCAATTGGTATAGAAGTTGAATTAACTGAATTTTCTTGGATTTGTGGCGACAGAGTGGAATTAAAAAATTTCTACATGGCGTGGCAGTCCAATATCGGTGCAGATTGTGGCCCGAATGGTTCAAAATGTTATTACGATCCTGATGGTTATATAGTTGATGCTCCTCTGGTTACAGATTTTACCTACCAACAAGAATGTGGTACCAACAATGTCGATTTTACTGCTGACGTAACTGGTGGAGATATTAACAATCCATATACCTATTCTTGGACCTTTGGGGATGGTGGCACTTCAAATGAGGCTAATCCTACCCACACATATGCTACTCCAGGGACGTATGATGTCTCCTTAACTGCAACTGATAGTAAAGGTGACTTTGACGATCAAACTTACACCATAGAAGTTAATACTGTATTAACAGGACTAACTTTAACTCCTACACATATAGAATGTGGTGGAGATACAACAGGCTCAATTGAGGCAAGTGGTGTAATGGGAGGTTCTGGAAATTACACTTATAGTATTAACCCCTCTCCAGAAGGCATGGTCCTGACCAATAATGTATTTAGCAATTTACCTAGTGGTAATTACGAAATTACTGTTACTGATGAGGTAAATTGTTCTATTAGTCAAGGTACAACCATCAATGTAAATGATTCAACGGCTCCTACAATTACAGCTCCTGAAGGATTTGAAACCGAAGGATGCTCTGCTTCAGACGTAACCTCAGAAGGAAAAACAACACTTGTATACTCTTCTACCGCCGCCGAAATTTCAGCAGAACAATTTATGGCTGAAGGTGGTACTTATGTTGAAGAAAATGTAGATTCAATTACCTATATAGACGTTGCTTCGGGTACATGCGATATAACTATAACTAGAACATTCACTATTACTGATGAATGCGGAATGTCTGCAACTGCGGATCAAACTATAATTGTTTCGGACAATACCGCTCCATCCTTTACAGTTCCAGTCGATATTACAATTGGTTGTGATCAAGATTCAACCGATCTTTTAATAACTGGTGATGTTTCAGATGAAAATGATAACTGTTCTGTAGATATTGAAGCTACCTATTCCGATGTTACCGCTGCTGGATCTTGTGCAAATGCAAGTGTTATCACTAGAACTTGGACTTTAACTGACGATTGCGGTAATTCTACAACTTACGATCAAACTATTAATATTGTTGACCTTGATGCTCCAGTAGCGCCAACCTCTCCGGAGGATATTTCATATGAATGTATGGAAGATGTTCCTGCAGCAGGTAATATGACTGCGACCGATGCTTGTCAAGGAGATATTATTGCAACTGGTGTTGATGTAGTTTCTGACGGCGAAGGTTGTGAAAAAATTATTAATAGATCATGGACATTTGTAGATGCTTGTGGAAATGAAAGCTCAATTTCACAAACAATTACGGTAAAAGATACTACTCCCCCATCTATCACAACCCCTGCAGTTGATCTTGCAGTTGAATGTGATGGCCTTGGAAATACAGCAGCACTGCAAACATGGCTAAACACTAGAGGTGGTGCAGTTGCTTCTGATAATTGCTCAGATGTAACCTGGACGAACAATTTTACTGCATTGTCTGATGATTGTGGTATGACTGGTTCAGCTACTGTAGAATTTACAGCTACTGATGATTGTGGAAATTCCTCAACCACTACTGCTACATTTACAATTAAAGACGATACAGCACCAATTATTACCGAACCTGCAAGGAATTTACAGGTTGAATGTAATGGAAATGGAAATCAAGATGAATTACAAGCTTGGTTAGATGATCATGGCGGAACAAGAGCCGAAGATGCTTGTAGCGAATTAATTTGGTCTTACGAATTTGAAGAAAGTGCAGAAAACTGTGGCAATACTACCTTTACTAAGGTTATCTTCACAGTAGCAGATGAATGTGGAAACGAGAGACAAAGTATTGGTGTTTTTGTAATAAATGATAATACCCCACCAACTATTACAGCTCAAGCTGTTGGAAAAACTGTTGAATGTAATGAAAATAGCTTGGCTAATTTAACACAATGGCTAGCTAGTCATGGAGGCGCTTCTGCTGAGGATGATTGTTCTGATAACATTACTTGGTCTAATGACTTTGAAGGATTAGATGAAGCTTGTGGTCAGACTGGATCTGTTACAGTAATATTTACTGCGTCTGATGGATGTGGTAATACTGCAACCACGAGTGCAACATATACCATTACAGATACTAAGGCACCAGTAATTAATAATCAACCACAAAATTTAACCGTTGAGTGTGGAATTGATGATGCCCCAACTATGTTGCAAAACTGGTTAAATAATAATGGTGGCGCAACTGCAATTGATAATTGTAGTGAAGTAATTTGGACAAATAACTACGGTGGTGCAAACTCAGATTGTAGTGCACCTGTAGAAGTGACATTTACTGCTACCGATAATTGTGGTAATGCCACATCGGTTACTGCAACTTATTCTGTGCAAGATTCTATTCCTCCAACATTAACTGGGGAAGCATCAGATATTTCTTATGAATGCTCAAGTGATATCGATAGCCTAATTGAAAATTGGTTAGATACCAATGGAGGTGCAACTGCTACGGACGACTGCTCTGCTATTGCCTGGTCTAATGACTTTAATGGTTTAAGCGGTGGTTGTGGTTCAACAGGTAGTGCAACAGTAACCTTCACTGCTACGGATGGCTGTGGAAATGAAGTTTCTACAACAGCTACCATTAGTGTAAATGATACTACTGCTCCAGAATTCACGACTGAGGCTGAAAATTTAATTGTAGAATGTGATGGAACCGGAAACACCGCAGAATTTGATGCTTGGATGGCCAACAATGGTGGTGCAGTTGCTGAGGATGGATGTGGAAATATTTCATGGTCGACTTCTGTAAGTGCTTCATCCGATGGGTGTGGAAATACAACTTTCGTAAAAATTGTGTTCACTGCCGCAGATGAGTGTGGAAACCAGTCTAGTAGTATTGCAACTTTTACTGTTGTTGATACTACCGCGCCCGAATTTGTAGCTCCGGACAATATAATTTTAGAATGTGGACAAGATGAAACAGACTTAAACTTAACTGGTTCACCTACTGCCCTTGCTGATATTTGCGATACTCAATTAACCACATCCTACACTGACGCTGAAGAAGTTGGCGCTTGTGCTGGTGAAAGAGTAATTACAAGAACTTGGGTTGTATCTGATGATTGTGGAAATGAAAGCTCAGACACACAAATCATTACTATACAAGATACTACAGCCCCAGAATTTACAGTACCTGAAAGTGTCAGTATAGAATGTAATCAAGATTACACCGATCTAGCTATCACCGGAGATGTAACCGATGAAAGTGACAATTGCTCTACTAATTTAGATGCAACCTATACAGATGCTGTTGCAGAAGGTGATTGCCCTAATTCAATGGCAATTACAAGAACTTGGACATTAACAGATGACTGTGGTAATATTACAGAGAAAGTTCAATCGATAACTGTAACGGATTCAACAGCTCCAACATTTACAGTCCCTGAAAGTGTTACATTGGAATGTGGAGATGATTATGCAGATTTGAGTCTAACAGGAGATGTTACAGATGAAAATGACAATTGTAGTACGGATCTTGACGCTAATTATACAGATTCAATCGCTGAAGGTGATTGCCCGAATAGTGTAGTCGTTTCTAGAACTTGGACTTTAGTTGATGAATGTGGCAACACAACATCTGCGGTTCAAACCATCACTATTGAAGATAAAACACCTCCAACTTTCACAGTTCCGGTTAGTTTAACTTTCGATTGTGATGCGGATTACAATGACCTTTCAATAACTGGAGATGTAACCGACGAGGCTGATAATTGTTCTACAAATTTAGATGCAACTTATACAGATTCAGTTTCCCAAGGAGATTGCCCAAATAATGTGGTTGTATCTAGAACTTGGTCATTAACTGATGAATGTGGAAATACCACTACAGCAGTACAAACAATTACCATTGAAGACAAAACAGGTCCAACATTTACAGTACCAGAAAACATCACTTTAGAATGTGATCAAGATTATACTGATTTGTCTATAACCGGTGAAGCAACAGATATAAATGACAATTGCTCAACTGGATTAGAGGCAACTTATGTAGATGTTATTGTCCCAGGAGACTGCCCAAATACTATGTCAATCACAAGAACATGGGCAGTAACAGATGAATGCGGTAATACAACCGAAATGGGACAGACCATAATGATTCAGGATGAAACTCCTCCAACTTTCACAGTGCCAGAAAGCGTAACTATTGATTGTGGAGATGATGAAAATGATTTAAGTCTTACAGGTGATGTAACCGATGAGGCTGATAATTGTTCATCAGATCTTGAAGCAACATATTCTGATGTTTCAGTAGAAGGAACATGCCCCGTAATAAATACAATTACAAGAACTTGGACATTGATTGATGAATGTGGAAATGTAACTACAGCAGTTCAAACAATTTCGGTTCAAGATAATACTGGCCCTGAATTTGAAGTTCCAGCTAGTGTAACCATCGAATGTACAGATGATGTTAATGACCTAGAATTAACTGGTGCTCCATCAAATATTACAGATAATTGTTCAACAGATTTACAACCAACATATTCCGATGTTGTAATAAATGGTGATTGCCCAGGATCCTATGTTATAACTAGAAGTTGGGAAGTAACTGATAGTTGTAATAATTCAACTGTAAAGGAACAAACAATAACCATTCAAGATAGTACTGCTCCTGTTATTGATGGAGATTTTGAAGAATCAATCTCTGTAAACTGTAGCAGTATACCAGGCGTAGATGCGCTAGTTTTCACTGATAATTGCAGTGATAATGTTGAAGTCGTCTTTAATGAGGTGATTGGTGATGAGTCACAAAATACTTATACAATTACCAGAACCTGGACTGTATCAGATGAATGTAATAATGAAGCTTTATATACACAAGTAATTACAGTTGATAATACTCCAACAACCGTTAATATACAGCAACAATTATGTAATGATGAAAGTACCGAAGCGTTTGATTTATCTACTCTTTTAGGAAATGATGTTCCAACGGATGGCACATGGACGGTTGTTGATGGAGACATAACACTTAATGGAAGCGTAGTAGATCCGGAAGGTGTTGCTGAAGGTGATTATATCATTAACTATGAAGTTGACAGTCCTACTGGAGGATGCCCAACAGTTTACATCTTCAGTTTAACTGTAAACCAGTGTATCGTATTAGAATGTAATGATCCTATTATCTCTACAGCTGTTACCCCTAATGGAGATAACGTGAATGATTTCTTTACCATTACTGGAATTGAAAATTGCGGATTTACCATCGATTTGAAGATTTTCAACAGATGGGGTGCCATGATTTTCGACAGTAATAATTACGATAATACCTGGAGTGGTGAATCTTCTGATGCCTCAGTAGGCGGTGCAAACAAGGTGCCAACAGGAACGTATTATTATATAATAAACTTAAGAAACAGTGGATTACCACCTTTTACAGGCCCAATCTACATTGCAACCAAATAAATTTTAACCTATGAAATTGTTTAAGTTTAACATAATTGTCGCTTTTATACTGCTTAGTAGTACCGCGAGTTTTGCCCAACAATTACCGCAGTTCACACAGTATATGTACAATACTATTTCTATAAACCCAGCCTATGCAGGGAGTAGAGAAACCTTAAGTATTGTAGGATTACATCGTAGTCAATGGGTCGGTCTTGCAGGAGCACCAACAACCCAAACCTTATCAATTCACACCCCAGTAGGTGCCTCTGAGAAGGTAGGTTTAGGATTCTCCTTTATAAACGACGAGTTAGGTGCCCAGAATTTCCAATATTTATATGGAGATTTTTCATACACCATTAATACTGGAGATAACACAAAACTCGCGTTTGGGTTAAAGGCTGGATTCACGAGTTACAGTTTAGATGGTGAATTTATAGCCCAACATCCGGATGATCCATTAATTTATGGTTATGAAGATCGCTGGAAGCCAAATATCGGAACCGGTATATTCTGGCATAGTAATCGTTGGTACCTTGGTTTGTCCGCACCACGATTATTAAATACAGATTATAGTGGAGAGGATGGTTTTGAAGCTCTTGAACGTGTGAGTTATTATTTTACCGGTGGTCTTGTATTCGATCTTGGCGAATCTGTCAAGTTTAAACCGGCTACTATGTTAAAAATGACCAACGGAGCTCCATTATCCTTTGATTTAACTGCCAATTTCTTATTCAATGAAGTGTTTTGGCTTGGAGCAGGTTACCGTTTTAACGAACGAGCAGGTGCTCTTGGTGGAATTGCAGATTTCCAAATTTCTAAACAATTACGAATTGGTTATGCCTATGAATATCCAATTTCAGACCTAAGACCTTACACCAATGGGACACATGAGATACTATTGATGTTTGAATTATTCAAAAGTAACCGAATTAAATCGCCACGATACTTCTAAAAAACCAGATCACGATGAGAACAAAACTATTTATATTATTATTTGCTCTGGGCTCAACAGCTATGATCGCCCAAACGAAGTTGGCTGATAAGTTTTTCAAAAACTACGGCTATATCAAGGCGAGCGAGCTCTATGAGGAAGCCGTAAAAAAAGGTGATAGCAGCTTACATGTGTTAACCAGACTTGGAGATTGTTACTATAACAATTCAGAATCCCAGCAAGCCGTAAAATGGTACGGAGCTGCGGCTAATAAACACAAAGACATAGGTCCAGAATACATGTTTAAATACATCCAATCCTTAAAAAGTATTGGGCAGTACGCTGAAGCTGACGAATGGACCAGGAAATATATGGAAATGCAGTCTGATGACGATCGCTTAGAAGATTACCAAGCGAGTAATCTAGACAAATATGAAGATTTGAAAGAACCAGATAATATGATTGTCAAATTACTTAATCTGCCTTTCAACACAGCGAACTCAGACTTCGGTGCTTATCATTTAAATGATAAATTGATATTTGCCTCTGCAAAACCAG belongs to Aegicerativicinus sediminis and includes:
- a CDS encoding HYR-like domain-containing protein, whose product is MKTITTRVMNFLPLLLILLFAPGLVFSQTDSNEITSFEAYTSLNSTAETLSTNECTANDFHVDGLRFVDVNGGDLGSCEPGTEQMVKIYVTFGSQGNAQRYSVFVRYDLWINGVDTEQTVERCYYENESIPIGIEVELTEFSWICGDRVELKNFYMAWQSNIGADCGPNGSKCYYDPDGYIVDAPLVTDFTYQQECGTNNVDFTADVTGGDINNPYTYSWTFGDGGTSNEANPTHTYATPGTYDVSLTATDSKGDFDDQTYTIEVNTVLTGLTLTPTHIECGGDTTGSIEASGVMGGSGNYTYSINPSPEGMVLTNNVFSNLPSGNYEITVTDEVNCSISQGTTINVNDSTAPTITAPEGFETEGCSASDVTSEGKTTLVYSSTAAEISAEQFMAEGGTYVEENVDSITYIDVASGTCDITITRTFTITDECGMSATADQTIIVSDNTAPSFTVPVDITIGCDQDSTDLLITGDVSDENDNCSVDIEATYSDVTAAGSCANASVITRTWTLTDDCGNSTTYDQTINIVDLDAPVAPTSPEDISYECMEDVPAAGNMTATDACQGDIIATGVDVVSDGEGCEKIINRSWTFVDACGNESSISQTITVKDTTPPSITTPAVDLAVECDGLGNTAALQTWLNTRGGAVASDNCSDVTWTNNFTALSDDCGMTGSATVEFTATDDCGNSSTTTATFTIKDDTAPIITEPARNLQVECNGNGNQDELQAWLDDHGGTRAEDACSELIWSYEFEESAENCGNTTFTKVIFTVADECGNERQSIGVFVINDNTPPTITAQAVGKTVECNENSLANLTQWLASHGGASAEDDCSDNITWSNDFEGLDEACGQTGSVTVIFTASDGCGNTATTSATYTITDTKAPVINNQPQNLTVECGIDDAPTMLQNWLNNNGGATAIDNCSEVIWTNNYGGANSDCSAPVEVTFTATDNCGNATSVTATYSVQDSIPPTLTGEASDISYECSSDIDSLIENWLDTNGGATATDDCSAIAWSNDFNGLSGGCGSTGSATVTFTATDGCGNEVSTTATISVNDTTAPEFTTEAENLIVECDGTGNTAEFDAWMANNGGAVAEDGCGNISWSTSVSASSDGCGNTTFVKIVFTAADECGNQSSSIATFTVVDTTAPEFVAPDNIILECGQDETDLNLTGSPTALADICDTQLTTSYTDAEEVGACAGERVITRTWVVSDDCGNESSDTQIITIQDTTAPEFTVPESVSIECNQDYTDLAITGDVTDESDNCSTNLDATYTDAVAEGDCPNSMAITRTWTLTDDCGNITEKVQSITVTDSTAPTFTVPESVTLECGDDYADLSLTGDVTDENDNCSTDLDANYTDSIAEGDCPNSVVVSRTWTLVDECGNTTSAVQTITIEDKTPPTFTVPVSLTFDCDADYNDLSITGDVTDEADNCSTNLDATYTDSVSQGDCPNNVVVSRTWSLTDECGNTTTAVQTITIEDKTGPTFTVPENITLECDQDYTDLSITGEATDINDNCSTGLEATYVDVIVPGDCPNTMSITRTWAVTDECGNTTEMGQTIMIQDETPPTFTVPESVTIDCGDDENDLSLTGDVTDEADNCSSDLEATYSDVSVEGTCPVINTITRTWTLIDECGNVTTAVQTISVQDNTGPEFEVPASVTIECTDDVNDLELTGAPSNITDNCSTDLQPTYSDVVINGDCPGSYVITRSWEVTDSCNNSTVKEQTITIQDSTAPVIDGDFEESISVNCSSIPGVDALVFTDNCSDNVEVVFNEVIGDESQNTYTITRTWTVSDECNNEALYTQVITVDNTPTTVNIQQQLCNDESTEAFDLSTLLGNDVPTDGTWTVVDGDITLNGSVVDPEGVAEGDYIINYEVDSPTGGCPTVYIFSLTVNQCIVLECNDPIISTAVTPNGDNVNDFFTITGIENCGFTIDLKIFNRWGAMIFDSNNYDNTWSGESSDASVGGANKVPTGTYYYIINLRNSGLPPFTGPIYIATK
- a CDS encoding PorP/SprF family type IX secretion system membrane protein, yielding MKLFKFNIIVAFILLSSTASFAQQLPQFTQYMYNTISINPAYAGSRETLSIVGLHRSQWVGLAGAPTTQTLSIHTPVGASEKVGLGFSFINDELGAQNFQYLYGDFSYTINTGDNTKLAFGLKAGFTSYSLDGEFIAQHPDDPLIYGYEDRWKPNIGTGIFWHSNRWYLGLSAPRLLNTDYSGEDGFEALERVSYYFTGGLVFDLGESVKFKPATMLKMTNGAPLSFDLTANFLFNEVFWLGAGYRFNERAGALGGIADFQISKQLRIGYAYEYPISDLRPYTNGTHEILLMFELFKSNRIKSPRYF
- a CDS encoding SixA phosphatase family protein, with product MKILVLVRHAKSSWEHDVTDIKRPLKGRGVNDAKLVSQRFKEEDFMPERVFSSPANRAFSTCKIFMDTLGVGIEEVTVDHKLYDFSGENILGFIKSMDNKIESAMIFGHNFALTNLVNSLGSQYIGNFPTSGLAKIHFDIDTWENISKGSTNLLLKPKDLK